The genome window AGACGGCGGATGCCACGTCGTTGATCAACATTGTGTTGAACGGCGGCACCTTGCCGGCTACCCACGCGGCGCCATCGACCTTCACCATGCCGGCGTTCGCCTGGCGTTTGTCGGATCAGGAAGTGGCGGATGTGGTCAGTTTCGTTCGGGGCAGTTGGGGCAATAAAGGTGCGCCGGTGAAAGCCAACGATGTGGCGGATCTGCGCAAGAACGATATGCGCACCACCTCGGGCGATGACCTGGGCCAGGTTACGCAACAGCACTGATCCCTGGCTTACCGCCAAACGGCACTGGTCAGAAGCCTTGCGCCTCGATACTGTATATAAAAACAGTACCGAGGCGCTTTCATGTCTACTCCGCTGCCGCCCCGAGGCCGGGGCACGGCCACCAACCTGCACAACCGCTTCGCACCGACGGTCAGCGTGGTGGAGGATGACGGCTGGTTCCAGGAAGTGCCGCCGACCCTGGGCACTGAAGTGCGTATCGAAACGGCCAAGACCATCATCACCCGCAACAACTCACCGGACTTGCCGTTTGATCGCTCGATCAACCCCTACCGTGGCTGTGAGCACGGCTGCATCTACTGCTACGCGCGGCCGAGCCATGCCTATTGGGACATGTCGCCGGGATTGGATTTCGAGACCAAACTGATCGCCAAGACCAACGCTGCCGATGTGCTGGAACAGCAACTGTCGAAACCGGGTTATGTGTGCGCGCCGATCAACCTGGGCTCCAACACCGACCCGTACCAACCGATCGAGCGCGAATACAAGATCACCCGGCAAACCCTGCAAGTGCTGCTGCGCTATCGCCACCCGGTGACCATCATCACCAAGGGGTCGCTGATTTTGCGCGATCTGGACCTGCTCACAGAATTGGCGCGCCAACGGCTGGTGGCCGTGATGATCAGCCTCACCAGTCTGGACGATGAACTCAAGCGCATCCTGGAGCCACGCACGGCAGCGCCCAAGGCGCGTCTGCGGGCGATCCGGGTGATGCGTGAGGCGGGGATACCGGTGGGTGTGTTGTGCTCGCCGATGATCCCGATGATCAACGACAGTGAGTTGGAAAGCCTGTTGGCCGAAGCTCACGCAGCGGGCGCGCAAAGTGCGGCGTACATGATGCTGCGCCTGCCGCTGGAGGTGGCACCGTTGTTCGAGGAGTGGCTGGCGGCGCATTACCCGCAGCGTGCGGCCCATGTGATGAGCCTGGTGCGCCAGGTGCGCGGCGGCGAGGTGTATGACAGCCGCTTCGGCGTGCGCATGCGTGGCGAAGGGCCGTTTGCAGACTTGCTGGCGCAGCGCTTCAGCAAAGCCATCAAACGGCTGGGGCTCAACCGGCGGGAAGGGTTTGACCTGGATTGCACGGCGTTCTGCCCTCCGGGCAGACAGATGGCATTGTTGTAGACTGACAGGGTCGAATGCACCGTTCCTGTAGGAATAGTCGCGTTTTGATATCACTGAAACCCGCGATCTAGAGCGGTTCATTCAGTTTGAGTTAAGTTTCGGCGGTTACCTTGTTCAGCGAGTGACTGATGAGTCGGCACTCTGGCCCCTGGCGTTTTACAACTAATCCACTGGCCAAGCGTCCAACTGACCTGAACACTCCCCTGCATTAATCAAGAGGATGAATCATGAGTGACAAGGATAAACAGCCGTTGGCTGCGTCGGCTTCTGCCCCTCAGGTGGCTGAAACCGCCGATGCAGCGCTAAAGCACATTGTTGACGGCTTTTTGCATTTCCATCACGACGTCTTCCCCCAGCAGGAAGAACTCTTCAAGAAACTCGCCACGGCCCAGAGCCCAAGGGCGATGTTCATTACCTGCGCCGACTCGCGCATCGTGCCCGAGCTGATCACCCAAAGTTCTCCGGGCGATCTGTTCGTGACCCGTAACGTCGGCAACGTCGTACCGCCTTACGGCCAGATGAACGGCGGTGTTTCCACGGCCATCGAGTACGCGGTACTTGCCCTGGGCGTGCAGCACATCATCGTCTGCGGGCACTCCGATTGCGGCGCCATGCGCGCGGTGCTCAACCCTGACAGCCTGGAGAAGATGCCGACGGTCAAGGCCTGGCTGCGGCACGCCGAGGTCGCCAAGACCATGGTCCATGACAACTGCGACTGCGCCAATGAAGGCGAGAGCATGAAGGTGCTCACCGAAGAAAACGTCATCGCCCAACTGCAACATTTGCGTACCCACCCTTCCGTGGCTTCGCGCATGGCCAATGGTCATTTGTTTATCCACGGTTGGATCTACAACATCGAGACCAGCGAAATCCGCGCCTACGATGCCGACCAGTCGACGTTCCGACCGTTGAGCGGCGACGGACCGATCCCTTGCGCGACGCCTAAAGCGCGCTTCTAAAAACACTTCCCTGCCGGGTAAAGCGGTGGCTGCCATGGACGCAGCCAGGCTTTACCGCGCCCGGCGAATGCCTCGGGAGAGTCATCATGCGTGCTGCTCAATTGAAAGCTGTATTGCCAAGGGAGCTGCTCGCTTCCGTAGTTGTGTTTCTGGTCGCCCTGCCCTTGTGCATGGGGATCGCGATCGCCTCCGGCATGCCGCCGGCCAAAGGCCTGATTACCGGGATTATTGGTGGCCTGGTGGTGGGCTGGCTGGCGGGCTCACCGTTGCAGGTCAGTGGCCCGGCGGCGGGCCTGGCGGTGCTGGTGTTCGAGTTGGTGCGCCAGCACGGCATGCTGATGCTCGGGCCGATTCTGTTGCTGGCGGGATTCCTGCAACTGGTTGCCGGGCGTTTGCGCCTGGGCTGCTGGTTTCGCGTCACGGCCCCAGCGGTGGTGTACGGCATGCTGGCGGGGATTGGCGTGTTAATTGTGCTGTCGCAGATTCATGTGATGCTCGACGGAGCGCCCAAGCCTTCGGGGCTCGACAACCTGGCAGGCTTCCCGGCGGCACTGGCCGACGCTATCCCGACCCTGGGCGGTGGCCTCGGCTGGCAGGCGGGGCTGCTCGGTTTGTCGACGATGCTGGTGATGTACGCCTGGGACAAATTGCGCCCGCAGAAGCTGCGCTTTGTGCCCGGTGCTTTGCTGGGCGTGGGCCTGACCACGGTGGTCAGCCTGGTGCTGGCGTTGCAGGTCAAGCGTGTCGAAGTCCCGGAAAACCTCGCCGATGCTATCGACTGGCTACGCCCCAGCGACCTGTTGAACCTCGCCGATCCCCAGCTGTTGATCGCGGCATTTGCCGTGGCGTTTATCGCGAGCGCTGAAACGCTGCTTTCTGCAGCGGCGGTCGACCGCATGCACAGCGGTCAGCGTTCGGATTTCGACAAGGAATTGTCTGCTCAAGGTGTCGGCAACATGCTCTGCGGCCTGGTCGGCGCCCTGCCGATGACCGGCGTGATCGTGCGCAGCTCGGCCAACGTGCAGGCCGGCGCTACCACGCGCTTGTCGGCGATGTTCCATGGCCTGTGGTTGCTGGCGTTCGTGCTATTGCTGTCGAGCGTGCTGCAAAGTATCCCGGTGGCGAGCCTGGCGGGGGTGCTGGTGTACACCGGTATCAAGCTGGTGGACATCAAGGCGTTCAAGGCACTGGGACGTTATGGGCGGATGCCGATGTTTACCTACGCGGCCACAGCGCTGGCAATCATCTTTACCGACCTGCTGACCGGCGTATTGGTGGGCTTCGGGTTGACGTTGGTCAAGCTGGCGTTCAAGGCGTCGCGATTGAAGGTCAGCCTGATCGACCTGCCTCAGGACGGTGAGATGGAGCTGCGCCTGACCGGTGCGGCGACCTTTCTGAAAGTGCCTGCGTTGACCCAAGTCTTGTCGACGGTGCCTGCCGGGACGACTGTGCATGTTCCGCTGAGCAACCTGAGTTACATCGACCATTCCTGCCTGGAGTTACTGGAGGAATGGGGGCGGGCCAATGCGGCCAAGGGCTCGAAGCTGGTGATCGAGGCGCGCGGGTTGAAGCGCCGATTGGAAGGGCGTGTGCGCACGACCACGGGGATAGGCTCCGCCGCCGTCTGAACCCTCTTGTAGGAGCGAGCTTGCTCGCGAAGAACGTCAACGATGACGCGGGTGTTCTGAATGCCCGCGGTGTCTTTGGTTTTTTCGCGAGCAAGCTCGCTCCTACAGAAGCGTGATGGGCCTCAGGCTGGCTGATCCAGCGCCAACTCAACCCCCAGCTGTCGCGACAGGCACGGCCAGCGCTTCCATGCGGCTTCAGTGTCCGGGCTCTTGAGCTGCTCGCGATAAGCCTCCACGGACTCCAGCGCAAAGCTGTCTTCGTTGAGCATTTCATCCACGGCGTGGTGCACCGCTTCATCCAGCTGGTTGGCGAAGGCTTCGCCGATCAGCTGATGGGCAATGACATTGGCCACAGTGGTATCGGCCGGAATCAACGGCTGGCCAAAGTGCTTGATATACAGATCGTTGACCTCTTCGACCAGACGATGAGCCAGATAGGCCTCGTCCAGCAGGCCATCGAGGCCTTCATGGCCGGCCAGGATGGCGGGCGGTTGCAGGAAGAAATGCTCGGCGATCTTCAGTACCGGCTTGATCTGGCTTTCGATACCGGCCTCGCGGGCCACGTCGTTGGCGGCGTCCAGCAAGTCCGGGACCAAGTCGATGTAGGCGGTGACAAAGCGGGTCATGACAATGTTGCGATCACCGTCAGCCAGGGAAATGGCCGAATGCAGGTGCGGCAATTGTTTTTCCAGTTGCTGGGCAAGCTGGCCCGTGCTGGCTTCGTGTTGATGGGCACGGGAAATCTGCTCGCGCAATGCGGCGGTGTTCATGAAAGCTCCAGTGATGCAGGCGTAGGAAAAGGGAGAAGATAAGGTAGCTCGTTTATACGAGCGCCTAAGACGCATTTGTCATAATTATTTCATGGTTATGCGCCCGCGTTATATCGAATTGCCATCGTTCGTCGGATAAACGATTCCGTACCCGGTTTTATTGGCTCCGGCCGCTCATTTTTACTCATTTGCCCCTACACATTGCGGGGTTGCAGAGCCTGTCTATACTCGGATTTGTACGCGATTAGCTGATGACGCCAGACTGCATAAGCAGGCAAGGCCAGGCGGTTGTAAGCAGTATGGAAGCCGCTCCCTTCGACGCAGGTGCAAACCGGCGGGATAACAAGAACGATAAGGGGAACCCGCAATGATGCGACATCCACACGTTTGGATGGGCCTCCTGTTGTGGTCAGTATTCGGCCAGGCACATGCCGCCTGGACAACGAATATGGCGCCAGGGGCGACAGAAGTCAGTCACGCTGTGTTCGACCTGCACATGACCATTTTCTGGATCTGTGTGGTGATTGGCATCATCGTGTTTGGCGCGATGTTCTGGTCGATGATCGTTCATCGCCGGTCCACGGGCCAGGTCGCGGCCAAGTTCCACGAGAGCACCACGGTGGAAATCCTCTGGACCGTCGTGCCCTTGCTGATCCTGATCGCGATGGCCATTCCGGCGACCAAGACCCTGATCAATATCTACGACAGCAGTGAATCGGATATCGACATCCAGGTCACCGGCTACCAGTGGAAGTGGCATTACAAATACTTGGGCCAGGACGTGGAGTTCTTCAGCAACCTGGCCACGCCCGCCGAACAGATCCACAACCAGGCGACCAAGGGCGAACATTATCTGCTGGAAGTCGACCAGCCGCTGGTGTTGCCGGTGGGCGCCAAGGTGCGCTTTCTGGTGACGGCCGCCGACGTGATCCACTCCTGGTGGGTGCCGGCGTTTGCGGTCAAGCGCGACGCGATTCCCGGCTTCGTCAACGAGGCCTGGACCCGTGTCGAGAAGCCTGGCATCTACCGTGGCCAGTGCGCCGAACTGTGCGGCAAGGACCACGGCTTCATGCCTATCGTCGTCGAGGTCAAGTCCAAGGCCGACTACGACACCTGGCTCGGCGAGCGCAAGGCAGAGGCCGCCAAGCTCAAGGAGCTGACCTCCAAAGAGTGGACCCTGGAAGAGTTGGTGGCCCGTGGCGACAAGGTCTACCACACCACCTGCGTGGCCTGTCACCAGGCCGAAGGCCAGGGCCTGCCGCCGATGTTCCCGGCGCTCAAGGGTTCGAAGATCGCCACCGGCCCCGCCGCCGATCACCTGAGCCTCGTGTACCACGGCAAGCCCGGCACCGCGATGGCGGCGTTCGGCAAGCAGCTCTCGGAAGTGGACATCGCCGCGGTGGTGACCTATGAGCGCAACGCCTGGGGCAACAACAAAGGCGACATGGTCACGCCTAAAGACGTGCTGGCCATCAAGCAGGCGGAAAGCAAATGACCTCTCCCATGGCATTGACCTCGACCCGCCCCGCCCACTCGCTTGCAGGAGAACGACCATGAGCGCTGTGATCGACGACCATGGTCACGCCGACCATGCCCACGGCCCCGCCAAGGGTCTGATGCGCTGGGTGCTGACCACCAACCACAAAGACATCGGCACCATGTACCTGTGGTTCGCCTTCGCCATGTTCCTGCTCGGCGGCTCGTTCGCCATGGTGATCCGTGCCGAGCTGTTCCAGCCCGGCCTGCAGATCGTGCAGCCGGCGTTCTTCAACCAGATGACCACCATGCACGGGCTGATCATGGTGTTCGGCGCGGTGATGCCGGCGTTTGTCGGCCTGGCCAACTGGATGATCCCGTTGATGATCGGCGCGCCCGACATGGCCCTGCCGCGCATGAACAACTTCAGTTTCTGGCTGTTGCCGGCGGCGTTCCTGCTGCTGGTCTCGACGCTGTTCACGCCAGGCGGCGGGCCGAACTTCGGCTGGACCTTCTACGCGCCGCTCTCCACCACCTACGCGCCGGAAAGCGTGACGTTCTTTATCTTCGCCATCCACCTGATGGGCATCAGCTCGATCATGGGCGCGATCAACGTGGTCGCCACCATCCTCAACCTGCGTGCGCCGGGCATGACCTTGATGAAAATGCCGCTGTTCGTCTGGACCTGGCTGATCACCGCGTTCCTGCTGATCGCGGTGATGCCGGTGCTGGCCGGGTGCGTGACCATGATGCTGATGGACATCCACTTCGGCACCAGCTTCTTCAGCGCGGCCGGCGGCGGTGACCCGGTGCTGTTCCAGCACGTGTTCTGGTTCTTCGGCCACCCCGAGGTGTACATCATGATCCTGCCGGCCTTCGGCGCCGTCAGCTCGATCATCCCGACCTTTTCGCGCAAGCCGTTGTTCGGCTACACCTCGATGGTCTACGCCACGGCGAGCATTGCGTTCCTGTCGTTCATCGTGTGGGCGCACCACATGTTCGTGGTGGGTATCCCGTTGGTGGGCGAGCTGTTCTTCATGTACGCCACCCTGCTGATTGCCGTGCCCACCGGGGTGAAGGTGTTCAACTGGGTCAGCACCATGTGGCAAGGCTCGCTGACCTTCGAGACGCCGATGCTGTTTGCCGTGGCCTTCGTGATCCTGTTCACCATCGGCGGTTTCTCCGGGCTGATGCTGGCGATTGCCCCGGCGGACTTCCAGTACCACGACACCTATTTCGTGGTGGCGCACTTCCATTACGTACTGGTGCCCGGTGCGATCTTTGGCATCTTCGCCTCGGCCTACTACTGGCTGCCGAAATGGACCGGCCACATGTACGACGAAACCCTGGGCAAGCTGCACTTCTGGTTGTCTTTCGTGGGCATGAACATGGCGTTTTTCCCGATGCACTTCGTCGGGCTGGCGGGCATGCCGCGGCGGGTGCCGGACTACAACCTGCAGTTCGCTGACTTCAACATGGTCTCGTCGATCGGCGCTTTCATGTTCGGCGCCACGCAGATCTTCTTCCTTTTTATCGTGATCAAGTGCATCCGTGGCGGCCCGCCGGCGCCGGCCAAGCCCTGGGATGGCGCCGAAGGCCTGGAGTGGAGCATCCCTTCGCCGGCGCCGTACCACACCTTTACCACGCCGCCGGAGGTCAAATGAACACGCCTTGGCACTGCGTACACGGCCAATGTGGGAGGGGGCTTGCCCCCGATGGCGGTGTGCCAGCCGACGTCATTATTGGCTGTAAAACAGCTATCGGGGGCAAGCCCCCTCCCACAATGGCCTCATTCACATTGGGTGGGCGTCATGGCTGAATCCTTGCCAACCAAGCGCCTGGTCACACGGCTGCTGATCCTGGTGGTGGCAATGTTCGCCTTCGGCTTTGCGCTGGTGCCGATCTACGACGTGATGTGCAAGGCGTTCGGCATCAACGGCAAGACCGCCGGGCAGTACGAGGGCGAGCAAGTGGTCGACCCGACACGCCAGGTGCGCGTGCAGTTCTTGTCTACCAACGCCATCGACATGGTCTGGGATTTCTATGCCAAGGCGGACGAAGTGGTGGTCAACCCGGGCGCGGTGACCGAGGTGCTGTTCGTGGCCCACAACCCCACCGACAAGCCGATGACCGCTCAGGCCGTACCGAGCATTTCCCCGGCCGAAGCGGCGATGTATTTCCACAAGACCGAATGCTTTTGCTTCACCCAGCAAGTGCTGCAGCCGGGTCAGCGCATCGAGATGCCGGTGCGTTTCATCGTCGACCGCGACATGCCCAAGGATGTGAAGCATCTGACCCTGGCGTACACGCTGTTCGATATCACTGCGCGCCAACCGCCCGTGGCTGTGCACAGCGGCGGCTAGCTACTGTTTGCCCCCTCAATCAGGAGAGCGAATACATGTCGACTCATGATACGTACTACGTACCGGCGCAAAGCAAATGGCCGATAATTGCCACGATGGGCCTGCTGGTCACCGTGTATGGACTGGCGGTGTGGTTCAACGACTTGAAGGCGGCACGCCCGGAATCCCACGGCCCGTGGATCTTTTTCGTCGGCGGGCTGCTGCTGGCGTACATGCTGTTCGGCTGGTTCGGTGCGGTCATCAAGGAAAGCCGCGCCGGTTTGTACAGTCCGCAGATGGACCGCTCGTTCCGCTGGGGTATGACCTGGTTCATCTTTTCCGAAGTGATGTTCTTTATCGCCTTCTTCGGTGCACTGTTTTATGTGCGGCATATGTCGGCGCCTTGGCTGGCGGGTGAAGGCTCAAAGGGTGTCGCGCACATGCTGTGGCCGAACTTTGAGTTTGCCTGGCCGCTGCTGAACAACCCCGACCCGAAAATGTACCCGGCACCGGAAGGCACCATCAGTCCGTGGGGCCTGCCGCTGGTCAATACCATCCTGCTGGTGAGTTCCAGCGTGACCATCACCATCGCTCACCATGCCCTGCGCAAAGGCCATCGCGGCGCGCTGAAAATCTGGTTGGCGATCACCGTCCTGCTGGGTATGGCGTTCCTGGGCTTCCAGGCCGAGGAATATATCCACGCGTACAAAGAGTTGGGCCTGACGCTCGGCTCCGGCGTCTATGGCGCGACCTTCTTCATGCTCACCGGCTTCCACGGCGCCCACGTGACCATCGGCACCCTCATTCTGTTCGTAATGCTGATGCGCATCCTCAAGGGGCATTTCAATGCCGAGCACCAGTTCGGCTTCGAGGCGGCCAGTTGGTATTGGCACTTTGTGGACGTGGTGTGGATCGGGCTGTTTTTCTTCGTCTACGTGTTGTGAGACGGCTTACCACGGCGCATGAGAAACCAGTTGGCCGCTGAAAAAGCCCCAGGTGATCAAGGCCAGGGTGATCACGGCCAGTACGACACGCACGGTCAGGGCGTTGACGAGGCGGTTGGAGTTGCCCTCGTCCTTGACCAGGAAGAACAAGCCACTGAACAGGCTCACGACGGTCGCGATCAGCATCAGGGCAATAGCGGCTTTGAGCATGGTCGGGCTCCACGGGGATGGGCGGGCAATGAAAACAAGTATAGCCAGCGCCGCAAAACGCTTTCGTCCAGGGATTGCACCCACTTTAGTGGTGCTGGTGCTGCTGCCCCTGATGGTGGGGTTGGGGTTCTGGCAACTGTCGCGCGGTCATGAAAAGCAGCGGCTGGTGGACAGTTATGCCGAGCGGCGCGCAGCCGAGCCGGTCAGCAGTGCGCAACTCGATGACATGGCCGACCCGGCCTTTCGCCGCGTGCGCCTGCGCGGGCAGTTGGATGCCGAGCACAGCGTGTTTCTCGACAACCGCATGCGCGACGGCAAGGCCGGCGTAGAGCTGCTGCAACCCTTCCATGATCAGGCCAGCGGCCTGTGGCTGTTGCTCAATCGCGGCTGGTTGCCCTGGCCGGACCGGCGCACACCTCCGGCCTTCAGCACCCCGGAGCAGGTCTTGAATCTGGATGCCTGGGTCTACGTCGCCCCTGGCGAAACCTTCCAATTGCACGCCGACCCCGCCAGTGCGCAATGGCCACGCCTGCTGACGGCGCTGCACCCTGCTGCGTTGTGGGCGGAACTGGGGCGCAGCGGTTTCACCTATGAGCTACGTGCCGAACCCGGCCCCGGCACTTACGAAACCGCCTGGCCCATCGTGGCCATGGGGCCGGAAAAACACCTGGCGTATGCCGTGCAGTGGTTCGCCATGTCGCTGGCGTTGCTGGCGCTTTACCTCTATCTCGGATGGCACAACAAAAAGGAGAAGCCCCATGGGAGCGGCCATGAATCCACCCAACATGTCTGAGGTGCCTGATCGGCGCAAAGGCCGTTGGCAGTTGATCCTGATCCTGATGATGGTGATCGGCCCGATGGCACTGGCCACCTTCATGTACAAGCTGCAGTTCTGGGTGCCGGACAGCCGCAGCTACCACGGCGAGATGATCGGCAACGGCCAGACCCGCGCCGACATTGGCGTGCAGGCCGATGAGCAGCGCTGGCAACTGCTGGTCACCGCGCCCGCCGCCTGTGCCGCCGATTGCCAGCAACTGGTTTACCTTGCGCGCCAATTGCAGATTGGCCTGGGGCGCGACGCTTCCCGTGCCAGCCATGCCTTGGCCAGTGCGCTGCCGCTGGGCAGCGACTATGACGCCAAACTCAAGGCCGAGTACCCGCAACTGCAACGCTACCCGCTGGACTTGTCGACCTTCAGCAAAAATGCTGCTGCGCCGGGCGATGCTCAGCTGTGGATCGTCGACCCCCACGGCAACCTGGTGCTGCGCTACGACGCCAGGGTCAAGGGCAAGGACTTGCTCAACGACCTGCGCCATCTGCTGAAACTGTCGAACATCGGATAGGGGCATCGTCATGGCCAAACCTGGATTTCGCCTCGCGTTGTTTGCCACCCTGCTGGCGCTGATCGTCGTACTGCTCGGCGCTTATACCCGCCTGACCCACGCCGGCCTGGGGTGCCCGGATTGGCCCGGCTGCTACGGCTTTATCAGCGTGCCCAACACCGAGGCTCAACTGGCCCATGCCGAGCTGCATTTCCCCGATACACCGGTAGAGGCCGACAAGGGCTGGGCCGAGATGACCCATCGCTACTTCGCCGGCACCCTGGGCTTGTTGATTGTGTTGCTGGCGGCGCGCTCGTGGAGCCATCGGCGCGATCCGGGCCAGCCGGTGAAACTGCCGCTGTTCGTGCTGGCGGTGGTGTTCGCCCAGGCCGCATTTGGCATGTGGACGGTGACGTTGAAGCTGTGGCCGCAGGTGGTGACGGGGCATTTGTTGGGCGGCTTTGCGACCTTGAGCCTGCTGTTCCTGCTGACCTTGCGCTTGTCCGGCGTATTGCCCGCCTTGATCGTGCCCAAGCGCCTGCAATATTGGGCGACGGCAGGCCTGGTGCTGGTGATCGGCCAGATTGCCTTGGGCGGCTGGGTCAGTTCCAACTATGCGGCGGTGGCCTGTATCGATTTGCCGACCTGCCATGGCGAGTGGTGGCCGGCGGCGGACTTTGCCAACGGCTTCCACCTCACCCAACACATCGGCCCCAATTACCTGGGTGGGCAGCTGGACAGCGAGGCGCGCACCGCCATCCACCTGACCCATCGCATCGGCGCCGTCGTCGTCAGCCTGGTGCTGCTGGGTCTGGCGTGGCAATTGCGCGCGGTTGGCATGACGCGGTTGGCCGGCTTGCTGCTGATCGCCCTGGCGGCGCAAATCTGCCTGGGCCTGAGCAATGTGTATTTCCATCTGCCGCTGCCGGTTGCGGTGGGGCATAACGCGGGTGGTGCGGCGTTGTTGCTGACGCTGGTGCTGGTCAACTACCACGCCCGCACCAGCCTGGTCCGGGTGCGCAACCAGCTGCCGTTCGGCTGGCGCTTTATCCCGCGCAAGCATGTGTCGGGCCTCGTTACTCTTAAAGGAGAGATGCCATGGCGACCTTGATCGGCGCGCGTCACGGCCAGGCCATCTGGCGTGATTATCTGGAGCTGACCAAGCCGAAGGTGGTGGTGCTGATGCTCATCACTTCGCTGGTGGGGATGTTCCTGGCGACCCGCGCCGGCGTGCCGTGGACCGTGCTGGTGTTTGGCAACCTGGGGATTGCCCTGTGTGCCGGTGGCGCGGCGGCGGTGAATCATGTGGTGGATCGGCGGATCGATGCGGTGATGGCGCGGACCCACAAGCGGCCATTGGCGCAAGGCCGTGTGTCGCCGCTGGCGGCGCTGGCCTTTGCTTTGTTTCTGGCTGTTGCAGGGTTGGCTCTGCTGCTGGCGTTTACCAACCCTCTGGCGGCTTGGCTGACGCTGGCCTCGCTGCTCGGCTATGCAGTGATCTACACCGGCTTCCTCAAGCGGGCGACGCCGCAGAACATCGTCATCGGTGGCCTGGCCGGTGCAGCGCCTCCTTTGCTGGGTTGGGTTGCCGTGACCGGGCATATCAGCGCCGAGCCCCTGCTGTTGGTGCTGATCATCTTCGCCTGGACCCCGCCACACTTCTGGGCCTTGGCCATCCATCGCAAGGAAGAATACGCCAAGGCCGATATCCCGATGCTGCCGGTGACCCACGGCGAGCACTACACCAAGGTGCATATCCTGCTCTACACCTTCGCCCTGCTGGCGGTGAGCCTGATGCCCTATGTGATCCACATGAGCGGCCTGCTGTACCTCGGCTGCGCCCTGGTATTGGGCGGGCGCTTTCTGCAATGGGCCTGGGTGTTGTACCGTGGCGGTCGGCCGCACGCGGCGATCAACACCTTCAAGTACTCTATCTGGTACTTGCTGCTGCTGTTTATCGCCCTGCTCGTAGACCACTACCTACTGTTGAACCTATGACTCGAACTCAAAAGACTGTCTTCATCCTGGTGGCCCTGGTGGCATTGATCATGGGCCTGACCGTTAACAAAGTGCTCTCGGGCAAGGGCCAGGGCGACCCCACTGCCTTGATCGACGCCGGCATCATCCTGCTGCCGCAAAGTCGCCAACTGCCGCCGGTGACCATGACCAACCAGGACGGCCAGCCAGTGCTGGTCAATGAATTGAAAGGCAAGTGGAGCCTGTTGTTCTTCGGCTACACCTTCTGCCCGGACATCTGCCCGACCACCCTCGCCCAGCTGCGCCAGATCAAGAGCGAGCTGCCTAAAGACGCGGTGGATAAGTTGCAGGTAATCCTGGTCAGCGTGGACCCGAACCGCGACACGCCGACTCAGCTCAAGCAGTATCTGGGTTACTTCGATCCGCAGTTCCAGGGCCTGACCGGCGCGAATGTGGAGGAGGTGCAGAAGGTCTCGAATGCGGTGAGCATTCCGTTCATCCCGGCGGATACCAGCAAGCCCAACTACACCG of Pseudomonas azotoformans contains these proteins:
- a CDS encoding cytochrome c oxidase subunit 3; this encodes MSTHDTYYVPAQSKWPIIATMGLLVTVYGLAVWFNDLKAARPESHGPWIFFVGGLLLAYMLFGWFGAVIKESRAGLYSPQMDRSFRWGMTWFIFSEVMFFIAFFGALFYVRHMSAPWLAGEGSKGVAHMLWPNFEFAWPLLNNPDPKMYPAPEGTISPWGLPLVNTILLVSSSVTITIAHHALRKGHRGALKIWLAITVLLGMAFLGFQAEEYIHAYKELGLTLGSGVYGATFFMLTGFHGAHVTIGTLILFVMLMRILKGHFNAEHQFGFEAASWYWHFVDVVWIGLFFFVYVL
- a CDS encoding twin transmembrane helix small protein, with amino-acid sequence MLKAAIALMLIATVVSLFSGLFFLVKDEGNSNRLVNALTVRVVLAVITLALITWGFFSGQLVSHAPW
- a CDS encoding SURF1 family protein, producing MKTSIASAAKRFRPGIAPTLVVLVLLPLMVGLGFWQLSRGHEKQRLVDSYAERRAAEPVSSAQLDDMADPAFRRVRLRGQLDAEHSVFLDNRMRDGKAGVELLQPFHDQASGLWLLLNRGWLPWPDRRTPPAFSTPEQVLNLDAWVYVAPGETFQLHADPASAQWPRLLTALHPAALWAELGRSGFTYELRAEPGPGTYETAWPIVAMGPEKHLAYAVQWFAMSLALLALYLYLGWHNKKEKPHGSGHESTQHV
- a CDS encoding COX15/CtaA family protein — encoded protein: MAKPGFRLALFATLLALIVVLLGAYTRLTHAGLGCPDWPGCYGFISVPNTEAQLAHAELHFPDTPVEADKGWAEMTHRYFAGTLGLLIVLLAARSWSHRRDPGQPVKLPLFVLAVVFAQAAFGMWTVTLKLWPQVVTGHLLGGFATLSLLFLLTLRLSGVLPALIVPKRLQYWATAGLVLVIGQIALGGWVSSNYAAVACIDLPTCHGEWWPAADFANGFHLTQHIGPNYLGGQLDSEARTAIHLTHRIGAVVVSLVLLGLAWQLRAVGMTRLAGLLLIALAAQICLGLSNVYFHLPLPVAVGHNAGGAALLLTLVLVNYHARTSLVRVRNQLPFGWRFIPRKHVSGLVTLKGEMPWRP
- the cyoE gene encoding heme o synthase; this translates as MATLIGARHGQAIWRDYLELTKPKVVVLMLITSLVGMFLATRAGVPWTVLVFGNLGIALCAGGAAAVNHVVDRRIDAVMARTHKRPLAQGRVSPLAALAFALFLAVAGLALLLAFTNPLAAWLTLASLLGYAVIYTGFLKRATPQNIVIGGLAGAAPPLLGWVAVTGHISAEPLLLVLIIFAWTPPHFWALAIHRKEEYAKADIPMLPVTHGEHYTKVHILLYTFALLAVSLMPYVIHMSGLLYLGCALVLGGRFLQWAWVLYRGGRPHAAINTFKYSIWYLLLLFIALLVDHYLLLNL
- a CDS encoding SCO family protein, whose product is MTRTQKTVFILVALVALIMGLTVNKVLSGKGQGDPTALIDAGIILLPQSRQLPPVTMTNQDGQPVLVNELKGKWSLLFFGYTFCPDICPTTLAQLRQIKSELPKDAVDKLQVILVSVDPNRDTPTQLKQYLGYFDPQFQGLTGANVEEVQKVSNAVSIPFIPADTSKPNYTVDHSGNLALIGPDGTQRGFIRAPLNNQKLVAQLPGLLKRQ